From Tripterygium wilfordii isolate XIE 37 chromosome 13, ASM1340144v1, whole genome shotgun sequence, the proteins below share one genomic window:
- the LOC120012947 gene encoding ras-related protein RABA1d-like — MAGYRAEDDYDYLFKVVLIGDSGVGKSNLLSRFTRNEFSLESKSTIGVEFATRSLNVDGKVIKAQIWDTAGQERYRAITSAYYRGAVGALLVYDVTRHSTFENVERWLRELRDHTDPNIVVMLIGNKSDLRHLLAVSTDDGKSFAERESLYFMETSALEATNVDNAFAEVLTQIYHIVIKKTMESGEDGAAAAVPSRGEKIDVSKDVSAMKKGGCCSS, encoded by the exons ATGGCGGGGTATAGAGCGGAGGATGACTACGATTACCTCTTCAAGGTGGTCCTAATCGGTGATTCCGGTGTTGGCAAGTCCAACCTGCTTTCCAGGTTCACTCGCAACGAGTTCAGCCTCGAGTCCAAGTCCACAATCGGTGTGGAGTTCGCTACTCGCAGTTTGAACGTTGATGGCAAGGTTATCAAGGCTCAGATTTGGGACACTGCTGGTCAAGAAAG ATACCGTGCCATAACTAGTGCTTATTATCGAGGAGCTGTTGGTGCACTGCTCGTCTATGATGTCACTCGGCACTCCACATTTGAGAATGTTGAGAGATGGTTAAGGGAGCTGAGGGATCACACAGATCCCAACATTGTGGTAATGCTCATTGGTAATAAATCAGATCTTCGTCACCTACTTGCCGTCTCAACTGATGATGGAAAATCTTTTGCTGAGAGAGAGTCTCTCTACTTCATGGAAACTTCTGCTCTGGAAGCAACCAATGTGGACAATGCATTTGCTGAAGTGCTTACTCAGATATACCATATTGTAATCAAGAAGACGATGGAGAGTGGTGAAGATGGAGCTGCTGCAGCTGTTCCATCAAGAGGAGAGAAAATTGACGTCAGTAAAGATGTTTCTGCTATGAAGAAAGGAGGGTGCTGCTCAAGCTAG